In Marivirga salinae, a single window of DNA contains:
- a CDS encoding vWA domain-containing protein: MLGYRFTKYLAHKDLSDTTFDQLFNVFNELLIITGGDVSEALSWLTNIDKQYNITDGQYGMGDFIEDLKNKGFISDKTPDGSFEITAKTEQNIRKNALEEIFGKLKKSGKGEHKTNFTGLGEEPGTDRRNYEFGDLLHQISMTDSLRNAQINHGLGDFMLTEDDLEVVESEYKTQTSTVLMIDISHSMILYGEDRITPAKKVAMALAELITKKYKKDTLDIIVFGNDAWQIQIKDLPYLQVGPYHTNTIAGLELAMDLLRRRKNKNKQIFMITDGKPTCMKQGIKYYKNSFGLDPKILNKTLNLGAQCRRLNIPITTFMIASDPYLQEFVKEFTTVNNGNAYYSSLQGLGNLVFEDYKRNRKKRY, encoded by the coding sequence ATGTTAGGTTACAGATTTACAAAATATTTAGCCCATAAGGATTTATCAGACACTACTTTTGATCAATTATTCAATGTATTCAATGAATTGTTGATCATAACGGGGGGTGATGTTAGTGAGGCTTTAAGTTGGCTCACCAATATTGATAAACAATACAACATCACAGATGGACAATATGGAATGGGCGATTTCATAGAAGATTTAAAAAACAAAGGATTTATCTCCGATAAAACGCCTGATGGTTCTTTTGAGATTACAGCCAAAACTGAGCAGAACATCAGAAAAAATGCTTTGGAAGAAATCTTCGGCAAACTTAAGAAATCAGGAAAAGGAGAACATAAAACCAACTTTACAGGCTTAGGAGAAGAACCAGGCACGGATAGAAGAAATTATGAGTTTGGTGATTTATTACATCAGATTTCCATGACGGATTCTTTAAGAAATGCTCAAATCAACCATGGATTAGGTGATTTCATGCTTACAGAAGATGATTTGGAAGTAGTTGAAAGTGAATACAAAACACAAACTTCCACTGTCTTGATGATTGATATATCGCATTCCATGATTTTGTATGGTGAAGATAGAATTACGCCAGCTAAAAAAGTAGCCATGGCTTTAGCCGAACTCATCACCAAAAAATATAAAAAGGATACGCTTGATATCATTGTCTTTGGAAACGATGCTTGGCAAATTCAAATTAAAGATTTGCCCTATCTGCAAGTTGGTCCTTATCACACGAACACCATAGCAGGATTGGAATTGGCTATGGATCTATTGAGAAGAAGGAAAAATAAAAACAAGCAGATTTTCATGATTACAGATGGGAAACCTACTTGTATGAAGCAAGGCATCAAATATTATAAAAACAGTTTTGGGCTAGATCCAAAAATATTAAATAAAACACTTAATCTGGGGGCGCAATGCCGAAGGTTAAATATCCCAATCACCACCTTTATGATTGCTTCTGATCCTTATTTGCAAGAATTTGTAAAAGAATTCACTACCGTTAATAATGGAAATGCTTATTACAGCAGCTTACAAGGCTTAGGTAACTTAGTGTTTGAAGATTACAAAAGAAATAGAAAAAAAAGATACTGA
- a CDS encoding NRDE family protein, with translation MCTLTYLPLSEQQYILTTNRDESPDRGHAGFPSYHHVEGKNIVFPQDPKAGGTWVATSDNGISVCLLNGANAPHDFNPPYRMSRGMVVMEAIECIKPDEFFKNYDFTDIEPFTMVVLFHDPELRILEFKWDGKNTFIEEKDPKKPHIWASAQLYTKESIQNRNEWFKEWLKDNKEYTVEAIRDFHRNAGSGDLKNDMVMDREEVKTVSITSICSLKGIVNMAHQNLLVNSQQEISLSQHVNQEFSHHIL, from the coding sequence ATGTGTACGCTAACATATTTACCACTTTCCGAACAGCAATATATATTAACCACCAATCGTGATGAAAGCCCTGATAGAGGTCACGCTGGCTTCCCATCATATCATCATGTTGAAGGTAAAAATATAGTATTCCCTCAAGATCCTAAAGCAGGAGGTACTTGGGTTGCCACTTCTGACAATGGAATTAGTGTATGTTTATTAAATGGGGCTAATGCACCTCATGATTTTAATCCTCCTTATCGGATGAGCAGAGGAATGGTAGTTATGGAAGCCATTGAATGCATAAAACCAGATGAATTTTTCAAGAATTATGATTTCACGGATATAGAACCATTTACTATGGTAGTGCTTTTCCATGATCCTGAATTAAGAATACTCGAATTCAAATGGGATGGTAAAAATACATTCATAGAAGAAAAAGACCCTAAAAAACCACACATTTGGGCTTCAGCTCAACTTTACACAAAGGAATCTATTCAAAATAGAAATGAATGGTTTAAAGAATGGTTGAAAGACAATAAAGAATATACTGTTGAAGCTATCAGAGATTTCCATAGAAATGCTGGTTCAGGTGATTTGAAAAATGATATGGTGATGGATAGAGAAGAAGTGAAAACCGTTAGCATCACGAGTATTTGTTCTTTAAAAGGAATCGTCAATATGGCTCACCAAAATTTATTAGTAAATAGCCAACAAGAAATTAGCTTATCGCAACATGTGAATCAAGAATTCTCACATCATATTTTATAA
- a CDS encoding NAD-dependent epimerase/dehydratase family protein, with the protein MASVSILGCGWLGFPLAKKLIAQGYEVKGSTTTASKMEELKEAKINAFNIDLPNDDLGSEFFNSDYLIINIPPKTSKKGVDHHIESLKPIIKYIPPTQKIIYISATSVYPKVDHPIDEEHELDHQSERAQALIQAEQLLLNEFKERLTIIRFGGLLGYERIPGRYFSGKPLAQHEQKVNYIHRDDAVGIIQAVIKQEKWSTIINGTAPKHPTKKEVFLKNAKDYGFEAPQFENIKQELTNRIIESSKIEYILDYSFTYPDPLDFFYIN; encoded by the coding sequence ATGGCATCAGTTAGCATTTTAGGTTGCGGATGGTTAGGATTCCCTCTTGCAAAAAAATTAATAGCGCAAGGATATGAAGTAAAAGGAAGCACAACAACCGCTTCAAAAATGGAAGAATTGAAAGAGGCTAAAATTAATGCTTTCAACATTGATTTACCAAATGATGATTTAGGAAGTGAGTTTTTTAATTCTGATTATTTAATTATCAATATCCCACCAAAAACTTCCAAAAAAGGGGTAGATCATCATATTGAAAGCTTAAAACCAATAATAAAATACATTCCTCCTACTCAAAAAATAATTTATATTAGTGCCACTTCTGTCTATCCAAAAGTTGATCATCCAATTGATGAAGAACATGAACTTGATCATCAATCTGAAAGAGCACAAGCTTTAATCCAAGCCGAACAACTTTTGCTTAACGAATTTAAAGAAAGGTTAACCATTATCCGATTTGGTGGTCTTTTAGGATATGAAAGAATTCCAGGAAGGTATTTTTCTGGGAAACCTTTAGCACAACACGAACAAAAGGTAAATTATATTCATAGAGATGATGCTGTTGGAATTATTCAGGCTGTCATAAAGCAAGAAAAATGGTCAACTATTATAAATGGGACAGCTCCAAAACATCCAACTAAAAAGGAAGTGTTTTTAAAAAATGCGAAAGATTATGGTTTCGAAGCCCCTCAATTTGAAAACATAAAACAAGAATTGACAAACCGAATTATTGAAAGCTCCAAAATTGAATATATCTTAGATTATTCATTCACATACCCTGATCCACTGGATTTTTTTTATATTAATTAA
- a CDS encoding sterol desaturase family protein — MDIAEDRKIKGSGTKNLFENPILEKLTRSHFSVPLTILAIISISLAYLSFTQFNIATTTFVILFVLGFFSWTLGEYLIHRYVFHMDDDKRWKRWITYTFHGIHHEYPKDKDRIVMPPAGAIIISSIIFGGFWIIMQNYAFAFVPGFLIGYLAYAFAHYAIHAYQPPKNFLKWLWIYHSIHHYKHPDKYFGVSTPIWDYIFNTIPKKKK; from the coding sequence ATGGATATAGCAGAAGACAGAAAAATCAAGGGTTCAGGAACAAAAAACTTATTCGAGAACCCTATACTAGAAAAATTAACTAGAAGCCATTTTTCGGTTCCTTTAACTATTTTAGCTATCATTTCAATCTCTCTTGCTTACCTATCTTTCACTCAATTCAATATTGCGACCACAACTTTTGTAATCCTATTTGTTTTGGGTTTCTTCAGCTGGACTTTAGGAGAGTATTTGATACATAGATATGTATTCCACATGGATGATGACAAAAGATGGAAAAGATGGATTACCTATACTTTCCATGGAATCCATCATGAGTATCCAAAAGACAAAGACAGAATTGTAATGCCACCGGCAGGCGCAATAATCATTAGCAGTATTATTTTTGGTGGATTTTGGATAATAATGCAGAATTATGCATTTGCTTTTGTACCAGGATTTTTGATCGGCTATTTGGCTTATGCTTTTGCACATTATGCCATACACGCTTATCAACCACCCAAAAATTTCTTAAAATGGTTGTGGATTTACCACAGTATTCATCACTATAAGCATCCAGACAAATATTTTGGGGTTTCAACTCCAATCTGGGATTATATTTTCAATACTATTCCCAAAAAGAAAAAATAA
- the bshA gene encoding N-acetyl-alpha-D-glucosaminyl L-malate synthase BshA, whose product MNIGIVCYPTFGGSGVVATELGKALAKNGHNVHFITYSQPTRLDFFNENLFYHEVDIRTYPLFQYPPYELALASKMVDVAQHEKLDLLHVHYAIPHASAAYMAKQILKEKNINIPVVTTLHGTDITLVGKDPSYEPVVTFSINKSDGVTAVSEDLKKDTLEHFDIYQHIEVIPNFIDLNRFKRQKKEHFKTAICPNGEKLLVHTSNFRKVKRVEDVIHVFNNVRKIIPAKLLLVGDGPERIKMEKLCRELGTCEDIRFLGKMEAVEEVLSVSDLFLMPSEKESFGLAALEAMSCEVPVLSSNAGGIPELNINGVTGFTCNVGDVKDMTEKALYILADENLNKFKSAALERAKKFDITNILPLYENFYDKILNKELAERSS is encoded by the coding sequence ATGAATATAGGTATTGTTTGCTATCCTACCTTTGGCGGAAGCGGAGTTGTAGCTACAGAATTAGGGAAAGCTTTAGCTAAAAATGGACATAATGTACATTTCATCACTTATTCGCAGCCTACTCGATTAGACTTTTTCAACGAAAATTTATTTTATCATGAGGTTGATATAAGAACTTATCCCTTATTTCAATATCCCCCTTATGAACTAGCACTAGCTAGCAAAATGGTAGATGTTGCTCAGCATGAAAAATTAGATTTATTGCATGTACACTATGCAATCCCTCATGCTTCTGCAGCTTATATGGCAAAGCAAATATTAAAAGAGAAGAATATTAATATTCCTGTGGTGACCACTCTACACGGTACTGACATCACGCTAGTAGGAAAAGATCCATCATATGAACCTGTAGTAACTTTTAGCATCAATAAATCAGATGGCGTTACTGCAGTTTCTGAGGACTTAAAAAAGGATACCTTAGAGCATTTTGATATATATCAGCATATCGAAGTGATCCCTAATTTCATTGATTTAAATAGATTTAAAAGACAGAAAAAAGAGCATTTCAAAACAGCTATTTGCCCAAATGGCGAAAAACTACTGGTACATACTTCCAATTTTCGAAAAGTGAAAAGAGTAGAAGATGTAATCCACGTATTCAATAATGTTAGAAAAATAATTCCTGCAAAATTACTATTGGTAGGTGATGGTCCTGAAAGAATCAAAATGGAAAAGCTCTGCAGAGAATTAGGCACTTGTGAGGACATCCGTTTCTTAGGAAAAATGGAGGCAGTAGAAGAAGTTTTATCAGTTAGTGATTTATTCTTAATGCCTTCTGAAAAAGAAAGTTTTGGCTTGGCCGCATTGGAAGCCATGTCTTGTGAAGTCCCTGTACTTTCTTCAAATGCAGGAGGAATTCCTGAATTAAATATTAACGGAGTAACAGGATTTACTTGTAATGTGGGAGACGTTAAAGACATGACCGAGAAGGCTTTGTATATTTTAGCTGATGAAAATTTAAATAAATTTAAATCGGCAGCACTTGAACGAGCTAAGAAATTTGACATTACCAACATCCTTCCTCTTTATGAGAATTTTTATGACAAAATTTTAAACAAAGAATTAGCCGAAAGGTCATCCTAA